The Mauremys mutica isolate MM-2020 ecotype Southern chromosome 1, ASM2049712v1, whole genome shotgun sequence genome has a segment encoding these proteins:
- the CRLF2 gene encoding cytokine receptor-like factor 2 isoform X1: MGLVLPAHAAIFILGNLVASQPLAQSLKETIKITPVNFNGERMQITWVAKDYFPDRTVTFFYRFGTALQNRAWKQCPNYILDQGYNSGCLFKTEGPTLNISFKDKNGTEELFDYMLKSDFFIKPNPPENITFHWKGDRVTIECNKPKTPARCLQLELQYISEYEEEWQSRKSACCKVEEQGFDPEKCYSFRVRLERTLDCNRIPYASEWAEVTVWRNGSLLDSCADDIKPLSDNVILLISVLAVLVILLVQIFVCKCQRFQKSVMPVIPDPKHIFSDLFNDHNGNFQEWIDKTDNAMGQTKMEYVEHECIIEERTEQEDEKEASEKLCELSNMNERDYLSSAHNTCLPPAASDTVSFRSFKFCMNEDKYVIL; this comes from the exons GTTTGAAAGAAACCATCAAAATCACACCAGTCAATTTCAATGGTGAACGGATGCAGATAACATGGGTAGCTAAAGACTATTTCCCTGACAGGACTGTGACTTTTTTTTACAG ATTTGGCACAGCTCTTCAAAACAGAGCTTGGAAGCAATGCCCCAACTATATACTTGACCAAGGTTACAATTCTGGCTGTCTCTTCAAGACAGAGGGACCCACTCTTAACATTTCTTTTAAGGATAAGAATGGAACTGAAGAGCTTTTCGATTATATGCTAAAATCTGATTTCTTTA TAAAACCCAATCCACCTGAAAACATAACCTTCCATTGGAAAGGAGATAGAGTTACTATAGAATGTAATAAACCAAAGACACCAGCAAGGTGCTTGCAGCTTGAACTTCAGTATATAAGCGAGTATGAGGAAGAATGGCAG TCTAGAAAATCTGCATGTTGCAAAGTTGAAGAGCAAGGGTTTGATCCTGAAAAGTGCTACTCCTTCCGGGTTAGATTGGAAAGAACACTCGATTGCAATAGAATTCCTTATGCCAGCGAATGGGCAGAGGTAACAGTTTGGAGAAATGGCAGCTTACTTG ATTCATGTGCTGATGATATAAAGCCTCTGTCAGACAATGtaatccttttaatttctgtgctGGCAGTCCTAGTAATACTCCTCGTTCAGATTTTTGTGTGCAAATGCCAAAG ATTTCAGAAGTCAGTCATGCCTGTTATACCTGACCCAAAGCATATATTTTCTGATCTCTTTAATGATCATAATGGAAACTTCCAG GAATGGATTGACAAAACTGACAATGCAATGGGCCAAACCAAGATGGAATATGTAGAACATGAGTGCATCATTGAGGAGAGAACTGAGCAAGAAGATGAGAAGGAAGCTAGTGAAAAGCTTTGTGAATTGTCAAACATGAATGAAAGAGATTATCTGAGTTCTGCTCATAACACTTGCCTGCCACCAGCAGCCAGTGATACAGTTTCTTTCAGGAGTTTTAAGTTTTGTATGAATGAAGACAAGTATGTCATCTTATGA
- the CRLF2 gene encoding cytokine receptor-like factor 2 isoform X2 encodes MKICKYGVSPSSPCSNLYLGQPGGFSTTCTKFGTALQNRAWKQCPNYILDQGYNSGCLFKTEGPTLNISFKDKNGTEELFDYMLKSDFFIKPNPPENITFHWKGDRVTIECNKPKTPARCLQLELQYISEYEEEWQSRKSACCKVEEQGFDPEKCYSFRVRLERTLDCNRIPYASEWAEVTVWRNGSLLDSCADDIKPLSDNVILLISVLAVLVILLVQIFVCKCQRFQKSVMPVIPDPKHIFSDLFNDHNGNFQEWIDKTDNAMGQTKMEYVEHECIIEERTEQEDEKEASEKLCELSNMNERDYLSSAHNTCLPPAASDTVSFRSFKFCMNEDKYVIL; translated from the exons ATTTGGCACAGCTCTTCAAAACAGAGCTTGGAAGCAATGCCCCAACTATATACTTGACCAAGGTTACAATTCTGGCTGTCTCTTCAAGACAGAGGGACCCACTCTTAACATTTCTTTTAAGGATAAGAATGGAACTGAAGAGCTTTTCGATTATATGCTAAAATCTGATTTCTTTA TAAAACCCAATCCACCTGAAAACATAACCTTCCATTGGAAAGGAGATAGAGTTACTATAGAATGTAATAAACCAAAGACACCAGCAAGGTGCTTGCAGCTTGAACTTCAGTATATAAGCGAGTATGAGGAAGAATGGCAG TCTAGAAAATCTGCATGTTGCAAAGTTGAAGAGCAAGGGTTTGATCCTGAAAAGTGCTACTCCTTCCGGGTTAGATTGGAAAGAACACTCGATTGCAATAGAATTCCTTATGCCAGCGAATGGGCAGAGGTAACAGTTTGGAGAAATGGCAGCTTACTTG ATTCATGTGCTGATGATATAAAGCCTCTGTCAGACAATGtaatccttttaatttctgtgctGGCAGTCCTAGTAATACTCCTCGTTCAGATTTTTGTGTGCAAATGCCAAAG ATTTCAGAAGTCAGTCATGCCTGTTATACCTGACCCAAAGCATATATTTTCTGATCTCTTTAATGATCATAATGGAAACTTCCAG GAATGGATTGACAAAACTGACAATGCAATGGGCCAAACCAAGATGGAATATGTAGAACATGAGTGCATCATTGAGGAGAGAACTGAGCAAGAAGATGAGAAGGAAGCTAGTGAAAAGCTTTGTGAATTGTCAAACATGAATGAAAGAGATTATCTGAGTTCTGCTCATAACACTTGCCTGCCACCAGCAGCCAGTGATACAGTTTCTTTCAGGAGTTTTAAGTTTTGTATGAATGAAGACAAGTATGTCATCTTATGA